TTGGCAACCGGCGCGACGGTATCAGGCAGGCGCTCGACATCAGTCACATTCATCAGCAGCACGGCGTGATGCGCGGTCATGGCGCGGCCGGACTCGGACAGAATGCGCGGATGCGGAATGCCGTTTTCGGCGCAGAACTCGGACAGCATGGACACGATCACATGGGCGTATTCGTCCATGTCGTAGTTGATCGAGCTGTCGTTGCGCGAATGAGTGCCGTCGTAATCGACGCCAAGGCCGCCGCCGACATCGACATGGTCGACCGGCAGGCCAAGCGAACGCAGTTCGGCGAAATAGCGGATAGCTTCGCGGAAGCCCAAACGGTAATCGGCGATATTGGCGATCTGCGAACCCATATGGAAGTGCATCAAGCGCACGCAATCGCCCAAACCGGCGCCGATCAGCTTGTCGGTGGCCGAGATCAGCTGGCCGGCGGACAGGCCGAATTTGCCTTTTTCGCCGCCGGTATCGGACCACTTGCTGGAAGCCAGCGAGGACAGGCGCACGCGCAGGCCGATATTCGGAAGCACTTCCAGCTTGCGGGACTCTTCAATCACCAGATCGACTTCGGATTCCTTCTCGATCACGATGAACACCTGGTGGCCCAGACGTTCGCCGATCAGCGCGAGGCGAATGAATTCACGATCTTTGTAGCCGTTGCAGACGATGGTGCAGCCCTTGGGCGCCAAGGCCAGCACCGCCATCAGTTCCGGCTTGGAGCCGGCTTCCAGACCGATGGACACATCCTGGGTGGCGATGATGCTCTTCACCACCGCCTCCTGCTGGTTGACCTTGATCGGGTAGATAGCGGTGTAGCGGTTGCCGTAGCCTTGCTCCGCAATGGCCTTGTCGAAAGCGCCGCACAGGCGGGTGACGCGATCTTGCAGAATATCGGGGAAGCGGACCAGCAGCGGCAGGTCCAGGCCCTTGCCGCCCAGTTCGCTGGTCAGACGATACAGATCGATTTCTTTTTGCTGGCGCGCGTTGGGACGCACGACGATATTGCCGTTGTCTCCGACGTCGAAATAACCAGCCCCCCAATGCCGGATGCCGTACAGGCTCCGGCTATCAGCCACAGACCAAGCCATGAGTTTTCCTCTCAGAACTTATGATGGATAACCCCGCTCCTTAGTGCACGGCTTTCGGGCTCTACAGCTTTTATGTGGGCCTGGGATGTCGGAGCGAAACAGAGTGAATTGTTAGTTGTTGCATAGCGCAAACGAGCGCGGATTGTAACAACATCTCGCTGATTGACAAGTAAAAATATCAACTCTTTCTCCGTCCGGAACTGCCGCCGCAAAAACCGGAATTTCGTCATGGTTTGCATGCGAAAGATTCAATGCTGTGAAAACAATGAATTGCACGCCGCGAGCCTGTCGCGCCATGACATCCCTATTCTCCGCCGGCCGCTCTCGCGGCTGAAAAAAAATCGCCCCCACCCCATGGATAGACCACATTCGCAACAACGCAAACCCTCGCCAGCCATGGCCGGAAGCGGCTGCGGCGATTACAATCATGCCATCGCCCTCACTTGAGACTTTCGCGCAATGAACGCCAGCCGATACCTGAGACACGCCCTCGCCCCCG
The Chromobacterium sp. IIBBL 290-4 DNA segment above includes these coding regions:
- the speA gene encoding arginine decarboxylase, with the protein product MAWSVADSRSLYGIRHWGAGYFDVGDNGNIVVRPNARQQKEIDLYRLTSELGGKGLDLPLLVRFPDILQDRVTRLCGAFDKAIAEQGYGNRYTAIYPIKVNQQEAVVKSIIATQDVSIGLEAGSKPELMAVLALAPKGCTIVCNGYKDREFIRLALIGERLGHQVFIVIEKESEVDLVIEESRKLEVLPNIGLRVRLSSLASSKWSDTGGEKGKFGLSAGQLISATDKLIGAGLGDCVRLMHFHMGSQIANIADYRLGFREAIRYFAELRSLGLPVDHVDVGGGLGVDYDGTHSRNDSSINYDMDEYAHVIVSMLSEFCAENGIPHPRILSESGRAMTAHHAVLLMNVTDVERLPDTVAPVANVEELSLPLRKLLELANLNNEELVTEIYYRASHCVSEVSDMYAEGRLSLKEKALAEDVHAALCRRLHTQLQASQRSQRQVYDELTDRLADKYFCNFSVFQSLPDTWAIDQVLPIMPAHRLNEQPTRRAVLQDLTCDSDGKLKQYVDQQSIESSMSVHEVKHGEEYLIAVFLVGAYQEILGDMHNLFGDTDSVNVYVRDGGELEISGIEEHDTIEDMLRYVHLSPEDLLNRYEAKTRESDLSQEERSLYFAEFCRGLKQSSYLSY